In the Nicotiana tabacum cultivar K326 chromosome 16, ASM71507v2, whole genome shotgun sequence genome, one interval contains:
- the LOC107793618 gene encoding uncharacterized protein LOC107793618 — MANNVNNFPFPHFPPPHPISPPPKPHPPPPPPRPHPHPPPFVPPPSPPPYSYIIIIFVFSTFGCILLGLAILSFCCYLKKKKKTTVVEEKEVKHIDEHLRIKEAIVQGPHGKPETVVLSVEEDFHEKDDIIRTKKELEEAHKFHANKTSEITPSALEAGHVHYSSTSSSGHGHGQT; from the coding sequence ATGGCTAACAATGTGAATAACTTCCCATTTCCACATTTCCCTCCTCCTCATCCCATCTCTCCACCACCAAAACCccaccctcctcctcctccgCCTCGTCCTCATCCTCATCCTCCACCATTTGTTCCACCACCATCACCACCCCCTTACAGTTATATCATAATAATATTCGTTTTCTCGACGTTCGGTTGCATTTTACTTGGCCTAGCAATACTTTCTTTCTGCTGCtacttgaagaaaaagaagaagacaacaGTAGTTGAAGAGAAAGAAGTGAAGCATATTGATGAGCATTTGAGAATTAAGGAAGCTATTGTTCAAGGACCCCATGGGAAACCTGAGACTGTGGTACTCTCTGTAGAAGAAGATTTCCATGAAAAAGATGATATTATAAGGACAAAGAAAGAGTTAGAAGAAGCACATAAGTTTCATGCTAATAAAACTTCAGAAATTACACCTTCTGCTCTTGAAGCTGGACATGTACACTACTCTTCAACttcttcttctggacatggtcaCGGCCAAACATGA
- the LOC107793619 gene encoding protein trichome berefringence-like 7: MVNRLKLSSFGHFRPKDLNFGELKHCQTWVFHSFNRVLVIGSLLLLFLVAIGSGYFYNTNSFPQPIVLENAGDNRTNTNFSGECNLFVGNWVPDESYPLYNASECPFAEQGFSCLDNGRKDKEYLKWRWKPRNCEIPRFDVYVILEKLRGKRIVFVGDSLSRTQWESMICILMTGVEDKKSVYEVKGRKITRQIRHLQVRFSSFNFTVEFYRSIFLVQPGSPPKRSPKRIKKALMLDKLDDINKEWIHSDILVFNTGHWWTPTKLFELGWYFQIDGKMKLGMTINGAFNKALTTWHSWIENNINSDRTRVFFRTFEATHWSAGPREKCDVTRQPWSETNGKDKNAFSDMIIDTVKNVAIPVTLLHVTPMGAYRSDAHVGNWSDNPSVPDCSHYCLPGVPDMWNELLFTFLFSEQQYQIH, translated from the exons ATGGTGAATAGGTTGAAGTTGAGTTCTTTTGGCCATTTTAGGCCTAAAGATTTGAACTTTGGCGAGTTGAAGCATTGTCAAACTTGGGTTTTTCATTCTTTCAATAGGGTCCTTGTAATTGGATCCTTATTATTGTTGTTTCTTGTGGCAATAGGGTCTGGTTATTTCTACAATACAAATTCTTTTCCACAACCAATTGTTCTTGAAAATGCAGGAGATAATAGAACAAATACTAACTTTAGTGGTGAATGCAATTTATTTGTTGGAAATTGGGTGCCCGATGAAAGTTATCCTTTGTACAATGCATCAGAATGTCCATTTGCTGAACAAGGTTTTAGTTGTTTAGATAATGGTAGGAAGGATAAAGAGTATCTCAAATGGAGGTGGAAACCTAGGAATTGTGAAATTCCAAGGTTTGATGTTTATGTAATCTTGGAAAAGTTAAGGGGAAAAAGAATTGTCTTTGTTGGTGATTCATTAAGTAGAACTCAATGGGAGTCTATGATATGCATATTGATGACTGGTGTTGAGGACAAGAAGAGTGTATATGAAGTCAAAGGAAGAAAGATCACTAGACAGATTAGGCATTTACAAGTTCGATTTAGCTCCTTTAATTTTACAGTTGAGTTTTATAGGTCAATTTTCCTAGTACAACCTGGATCGCCACCAAAACGTTCTCCAAAGAGGATCAAGAAAGCACTAATGCTTGATAAGTTGGATGACATAAACAAGGAATGGATTCATTCTGATATTCTAGTTTTTAATACCGGTCATTGGTGGACTCCCACGAAGCTTTTTGAACT GGGCTGGTACTTCCAGATTGACGGAAAGATGAAGCTCGGAATGACAATAAATGGTGCCTTCAATAAAGCCTTAACTACTTGGCATTCTTGGATCGAAAATAACATCAACTCTGATAGAACACGTGTATTCTTTCGGACTTTCGAAGCTACTCATTGGAG TGCTGGACCCCGTGAAAAATGCGACGTGACACGACAGCCCTGGTCGGAAACCAACGGCAAGGATAAGAATGCGTTTTCGGACATGATAATTGATACTGTGAAAAATGTAGCAATCCCTGTGACACTGCTGCATGTCACTCCAATGGGGGCATACCGAAGCGATGCACATGTTGGTAATTGGAGTGACAATCCATCAGTTCCAGATTGTAGCCATTACTGCTTACCTGGTGTGCCTGATATGTGGAACGAACTGCTTTTCACCTTTCTATTTTCGGAACAGCAATATCAGATTCATTAG